In a genomic window of Magnolia sinica isolate HGM2019 chromosome 16, MsV1, whole genome shotgun sequence:
- the LOC131229559 gene encoding uncharacterized protein LOC131229559 yields MGRTSPRLPSFCLNRIVTRVRVRSPPVEPKRISNAVRTDRVAEYLSNGDKPSNDGVKPGSIHGRRIMIVVDSGPQAKGALQWALSHTVQNQDTIVLLYVTKPFKQAEESMKGMNARGYELLSAMKSMCQMKKPEVQVEVALVGGKEKGPTIVEEAKKQRISLLVLGQRKRSTTWRLLMTWAGNRIGGGGVVEYCISNADCMTLAVRRKSRKVGGYLITTKRHKDFWLLA; encoded by the exons ATGGGTCGGACCAGCCCACGACTGCCCAGCTTTTGCCTGAACCGGATCGTGACCCGGGTCCGAGTCCGCTCCCCTCCAGTCGAGCCCAAGCGCATCTCGAACGCCGTTAGAACGGACAGGGTCGCTGAATATCTGAGCAATGGTGATAAACCATCCAACGATGGGGTGAAGCCAGGGTCCATACACGGTAGAAGGATCATGATCGTTGTTGATTCGGGCCCACAAGCCAAGGGtgcattgcagtgggccctatctCACACCGTTCAAAACCAAGACACTATAGTTTTACTCTATGTGACCAAGCCTTTTAAACAAG CTGAAGAGAGCATGAAGGGGATGAATGCAAGAGGTTACGAGCTTCTTTCTGCTATGAAGAGTATGTGTCAGATGAAAAAACCTGAG GTGCAAGTTGAGGTTGCATTGGTGGGAGGCAAGGagaaggggcccaccatagtagaAGAGGCAAAAAAGCAAAGGATCTCTCTTCTTGTACTGGGCCAGAGGAAGAGATCGACGACGTGGAGGCTTCTGATGACGTGGGCAGGCAATAGGATAGGAGGCGGCGGCGTCGTTGAATACTGTATCAGCAATGCAGATTGCATGACACTGGCAGTGAGAAGGAAGAGCAGAAAAGTCGGTGGGTATTTGATTACCACAAAGCGTCATAAGGATTTTTGGCTGTTGgcttga